Genomic DNA from Anaerolineae bacterium:
GTTGTGACTTTGGTAGTAGTTTCAAAAGGGCATACCGTGGATAAGATTCGCTGCGCGATCGAATTAGGTATGCGAATATTTGGGGAAAATTATGTCGAAGAAGGAGCTGAGAAGATAAAAACGATTGGACAGGTTGCTGGTCTGGAATGGCACATGATTGGTCATATTCAGAGCCGTAAAGCAGAGGCGGTCGTACAAAATTTCGATATGGTACATTCCCTGGATAGCTTAAAATTAGCCAGACGCCTCGATCGGTTTGCAGCGGAGAGTGGAAAAGTTCTGCCGGTGCTCCTGGAATGTAATGTCAGTGGGGAAGAATCAAAATTTGGCTTTCCCGCTTCGGATCCAAATCGCTGGGATGACTTATTAGCCGAATTTAGCGAAATTGCTCAATTATCTCACCTCGAGATTCGGGGATTGATGACCATGGCGCCTTTTTATGAAAACCCTGAGTATACAAGGCCAGTGTTTCGTAAACTGGTGGAGTTACAAGGGTATTTGAAGACACGCCTGCCTGAGGTGCGCTGGGATGATATTTCAATGGGGATGAGTTCGGATTTTGAGGTTGCTATCGAAGAGGGAGCAACCATTGTTCGTATTGGGCAGGCAATTTTGGGCGAGAGGCCACAACCTTGAGGAGCGAAATATGTTATTGTTAGCAAATATCCTGCACACTCTCCTGCGGGTATACACATTTATCGTGATCATTAAGGTGCTTTTATCGTACTTCTTGTCACCTTACCATCCTGTTCGGGAGGCAATCGACAGACTGGTAGATCCCCTGCTGAATCCTATCCGTCGCAATCTGCCTCCTGTTGGCATGTTTGATTTTAGTCCTCTGGTTTTGATTATTCTAATTCAAGTTGTTGATTCGTTATTGCGACAAATTATCTATATGCTGTACTAGCCATGATGATACCCAATCATAGATTTCATGATAGCGGAGGTGGGACGGCTTTTGTGGTTCGGGTCGTTCCAAAGTCATCCAGAAACGAAGTAGTTGAATTTATGGGTGATGGCACAGTGCGGATTCATCTGACAGCGCCGCCGGTTGAGGGGAAAGCAAACCGGTTGTTAATCGATTTTTTAGCTGAGTTGTTTCAGGTAAAACCTTCGCAAATAGCAATTGTGGCGGGAGAAAAATCAAAAAACAAAATTATCTCTGTAGATGGTTTATCTCCCAATGAGGTTGAACAAATATTAATTGCCAGAATACAGCATCGTTAGGATCATTTACCTCGGTTTCCGGCAAACTTTAAAAGACCATAGGGTCTGGTAGGCTGTAGAACGCAAGTCTTGATTGGATGAACCAAGGAGCTTCTCTGTCAGAGGGATTGCCAACTCGAGCGGGGTAAATTGTAAAAACTCTAAAGCTGCCTGCTGAATCTCAGGAGAGCCTTCTTCTAATGCCAGCAAGAGAACATCCTGATTAGATTTTCCAGGGGCGAGACCGATGCCCTTTTGAGCAGCAAATTGGATTAACCAGGGAAGACGAGCTGTCTCAGGACGCTTTTGTGGAATGCGAGGGTCGGGTGCATCTAAGAAGGTGACTGCATTAGCAGCAGCATCTTTAACAAGCCATGCTTTTTCTTCTATTGCCATTTGTTGGAGCACTTCTTTCGACCAGGTCGAATTTATCCGCAGCAAACCGCCGATGCAGGCTTTTCGCACGCGGGGGTCTTCGTGTTGAGCAGCTTCTCTCAAGATGGCGTGTCCAACCATCGGATCATTGGCAAGGGATTGAGCAGCTGCATCCTTTAAGCGGTCGTGTCCGTGAATCAAGGCGCTAATCACTGCATCTAAGGCGGGGGCTGTGCCAATATTGACGAGGGCAAGGCAGGCGGCTTGAAAGCAATTGAGGTGAGGGTCTTCGAGCAAATTCAGCAGAGGTTGAAGTTCTATTTCGCTCCTTAATAAACCATAGCCGAGCGCACCAAGTTGGCGAAGGAAAGCCTCTTTTGATTGAAGGAGTAACTTAATTAACGGCAGGCGTTCTTCTGAAGGCAGATGAAGCAAGGCAGAGTATGCTTTAGCTCTTAAGTATTTTGGCTTCTGGTCGTCTCGGATGAGGTTGACCAACCGTGTGATAAGTTGTTTTTTATCTTCTAATGACGGGAGAATTGAAGTGAGAATTCTTGCCAGATCGATCAATTGATCGTCAGAAATTCGATCCAATTCAAAGTGAAGGGTTTCTTTTTCGTGGCGTAATAAAGATAGGAGCACTGCCTGAACAGCTATAGCCCATTTGGAATTAAGAAAAGTAACTCTATCGCTCTGTTCGATGGGTATATAAGAGGCAAAAAGAGAGATATAAATTGGGGAAGTGAAACGGAGTTCCGGAGGTGGAGGTTTAACGATAAATTCATCCGAGAATAATTTGTCCAACGCACCTGGTGGGGACGGCGGAGTGCCATTCTGGAGATAATTTTTGATTATCTCAACTGTCCAGCCGGCAATTTCTTTATTGTCAGAGTGGTCTATTGGGGTAGATTGAAGACAGGTTTCATAAAGACGAAACGGGCGAGGTGGAGTGGGAATTTTCGAATATAAAAAGAGTAGAAACAATGTCCATTCGAGAGGGGTAAGAATAGCGCTTTCTTGCTTAGCCCAGGCTGTCCATAGATCGATTTCCTCAGGGGAGGCAAAGTTTGTTTTCTTCCAGCCTTCCTGCCATTTTTCAAGGAACATTCGAGTATCGGTTTTATCCCACATACAGATCGAGAGCGGCGAAAAGTCCATTGCAATAAAATCGCTGAGGTAATTTGGTGTGGCAACGGTTACGATTTTGATTTCTGGATGTTGTTGGAGCAGAGTTTTCAGAGTGTCGGCAAGCCGGTCAACCTGTTGGGGGGGAATCTCATCTATCCCATCCAGGAACAAAATCATTCGTTGTTCGCGGAGTGCTTTCCGAGCAATTCCAGGTATTGAACGCCTCACTGAGGTTGAGAAAAACTCGCGGGCAGATTCGATCAAGGCAGCAATGATGTCATTCCGCTTTTCCAATTCCTTCATAAAACGAGTGGCGTGGACGTATAGAGGAAGAAATGTATAAAGGCTTGGGTAAGGGTGATCCAGGCGGGCAATCTTCATGGCAGCTTCGAGCAAAGCAGTTGTCTTACCCACGCCATATTCGCCAAGTAAGATTAATCGGGAATTTCCCTGAGCCAGGATTTCCAGAACAGAATATGATTTTGTTCGATAAGAACTGGCAAGTAAGGGATCGTCGAAGATAACTGGAACAACCTCAGCAGTGACATCCTCGAAAGGTACTTCATCTACACCTGTCGCTGAAAGAAGCGGAATGCAGCGGGTAGAGATCAGCAGGTCATCCAGTGCAAACATTTGACCCAATAGATGCTCTTTCTGGCAAAAACGGATCAGGTCTTTCCTTAATTGGACTTCAAGATTTGAGCGAACGAAAAGTGAACTTTGCAGGTTGGATTGTATTGTTTGCCAAAGGGAATCAAGGAGGTTGCGAAAACGATGGATCAAGAAGAAGAGGATGGTCGAGCTCAAAACCCCTAGAAGAAACGATCTCAGATCAAAGCGCCAAACGTTCATGATCTGACCCCTCACCCCCCATAGAGAATTCTGCCACAGGAAGGACAGGTTGCCAGATGGTTCGGGGATCGAGACTCTTGAATTAATCCTCCAGTTAAAGTAGTTCCGCAAGCCGAACAGCATTTATCCTGCACGCGACTAACTGCGATACCCTTTTTGTTGGCTCGGATTGTCTGATAGCGTTCATAATAACCTGTATCAATACTGGAGATTGCAATCATTCGTTCGTTTTCAAGTCGTTGAATTTCTTTTTCTACGTCGGTTTTCTCGCACAGGTAACGTGAATTGCGTTGGAACACATTTTGTTTTACCTGATTTAGAGCATTTTGCAAATCCTTGAGGGTTTTGGTTTCTTCTTCGAGATGGATCATCGCCTCAAGTTGTCGATCCTCGAGGACGCGAAGATATTTCTTTAGTGCTTTTACCTCATCCTCCAAGTCCTTTAATTCTTTGGGATTCTTAATGCGTCCTCCGTACAGAGCGGCTTCACTCTGATCAATCTTGATATTTTGTTGTTGGACATCCTGTTCAATAAGACGGACTTTTTTCTCCAGCTCTTTGACTATGGTTTCTTGACGATTGTAATCGTCTTGAGCCTGACGTAAATCCGCATCATTTTCCATCAGGGCGTTTAGTTGAATGAGCCTTGACCTTGCCTGGTCAAGTTGTAGATCAATTTGTTGAAGGCGGTATAGCAGAAAAATCTGGCTCATAATAATGATTATAAAAGCGAAAAGCAGAATGACAAGGGCAAAAAGAATTTTCATGAGAAATCGATTCACCATGTACAATAAAGCATAGGTGTTTGATCATCGCTGGATGGGCATCTATTCATGGATAAGATTAAGAGAAACCTTATTGAGATCGTCTTGATTGTTTTTTTTCTTTCTCTGACTCAACTTCCATTTCTTTATGCTTCCTTAAAGTCTGATGAAACATTTCTTTTTAGCGGTTTCTTATTTAACCCTCTGGATGGGAATACCTATTTATCGAAAATGCGTCAGGGTTGGGAGGGAAACTGGTTGTTTGAGCTAACCTATAGCTCTGAGAAAAATCAACCTGCTTTTTTATTTGTGTTTTATTTGTTCTTGGGTCATCTGAGTCGGCTTTTTAATTTCGATCTGCGGCTTACCTTTCATCTGGCACGTCTGTTTTCCAGCCTTGCAGTATTCCTTGCTCTTAAAGGCTTTTTTCAATGGTGCTTTAAGGAAACAAGAACAGTTAAAGTTGCGCTTGCCTGGTCAGTCTTTGGAGCTGGCATAGGATGGATTGCTCTACCTTTTGGGGGATTTACGCCAGATTTCTGGATTGCTGAGGGTTATGTATTTCTGGCGACGTTTGCCAATCCGCATTTTCCTCTGGCAATCGCCATCATGGTATGGATGATGACCTTATCGCAGGATAATTTGAAGCATCCGCTTCAAATCTGGTTTGCGTTACTGGCTGGCTTTGTTCTAGCAAACCTTTCACCGTTTGCCTGGGTAATTACCAGCCTTGTTTTGGGTGTATTTGGCGGAATAAGTTATTGGAGAAATAATCGGGGTAACCTGA
This window encodes:
- a CDS encoding Cell division protein YlmG/Ycf19 (putative), YggT family, translated to MLLLANILHTLLRVYTFIVIIKVLLSYFLSPYHPVREAIDRLVDPLLNPIRRNLPPVGMFDFSPLVLIILIQVVDSLLRQIIYMLY
- a CDS encoding PBS lyase HEAT domain protein repeat-containing protein; protein product: MNVWRFDLRSFLLGVLSSTILFFLIHRFRNLLDSLWQTIQSNLQSSLFVRSNLEVQLRKDLIRFCQKEHLLGQMFALDDLLISTRCIPLLSATGVDEVPFEDVTAEVVPVIFDDPLLASSYRTKSYSVLEILAQGNSRLILLGEYGVGKTTALLEAAMKIARLDHPYPSLYTFLPLYVHATRFMKELEKRNDIIAALIESAREFFSTSVRRSIPGIARKALREQRMILFLDGIDEIPPQQVDRLADTLKTLLQQHPEIKIVTVATPNYLSDFIAMDFSPLSICMWDKTDTRMFLEKWQEGWKKTNFASPEEIDLWTAWAKQESAILTPLEWTLFLLFLYSKIPTPPRPFRLYETCLQSTPIDHSDNKEIAGWTVEIIKNYLQNGTPPSPPGALDKLFSDEFIVKPPPPELRFTSPIYISLFASYIPIEQSDRVTFLNSKWAIAVQAVLLSLLRHEKETLHFELDRISDDQLIDLARILTSILPSLEDKKQLITRLVNLIRDDQKPKYLRAKAYSALLHLPSEERLPLIKLLLQSKEAFLRQLGALGYGLLRSEIELQPLLNLLEDPHLNCFQAACLALVNIGTAPALDAVISALIHGHDRLKDAAAQSLANDPMVGHAILREAAQHEDPRVRKACIGGLLRINSTWSKEVLQQMAIEEKAWLVKDAAANAVTFLDAPDPRIPQKRPETARLPWLIQFAAQKGIGLAPGKSNQDVLLLALEEGSPEIQQAALEFLQFTPLELAIPLTEKLLGSSNQDLRSTAYQTLWSFKVCRKPR